The Mustela erminea isolate mMusErm1 chromosome 18, mMusErm1.Pri, whole genome shotgun sequence genome has a window encoding:
- the TMEM92 gene encoding transmembrane protein 92: MSDTWVPGLVPTLLFGLLTGPQQAAAKCGLFFTCPKGFKCCGDSCCQEYELFSSPLRIFVITFLIIFPLLCICCLAKRFCRSCGEPEQDPPVDHQGPPEPPSIAPTERVRTSAFDPPPPYSEIILKPVLPPMEPPPPYSFSPEEYARVPRGINNPAF, encoded by the exons ATGTCCGACACCTGGGTCCCCGGCCTCGTACCCACTTTGCTGTTCGGTCTGCTGACCGGCCCCCAACAG GCTGCTGCCAAATGTGGACTCTTCTT cacgtGCCCCAAAGGATTCAAGTGCTGTGGTGACAGCTGCTGCCAAGAATACGAGCTCTTCTCCAGTCCCCTGAG GATCTTCGTCATCACCTTCCTCATCATCTTTCCCCTTTTGTGCATCTGCTGCCTGGCTAAGCGGTTCTGTCGCAGCTGTGGAGAACCAGAGCAGGACCCCCCAGTGGATCACCAGGGGCCCCCGGAGCCACCCTCCATTGCCCCCACAGAGAGGGTCAGGACGTCTGCCTTTGACCCCCCGCCCCCCTACAGCGAG ATTATTCTGAAACCTGTCCTGCCCCCCATGGAGCCGCCCCCTCCCTACAGCTTCAGTCCCGAAGAATATGCCAGGGTGCCCAGGGGCATCAACAACCCAGCCTTCTGA